A stretch of the Drosophila sulfurigaster albostrigata strain 15112-1811.04 chromosome 2L, ASM2355843v2, whole genome shotgun sequence genome encodes the following:
- the LOC133835101 gene encoding LOW QUALITY PROTEIN: farnesol dehydrogenase (The sequence of the model RefSeq protein was modified relative to this genomic sequence to represent the inferred CDS: deleted 1 base in 1 codon), which yields MERWQNKLAVVTGASSGIGAACSRAMIAAGLRVVALARREKKLKELSESLPSNLKQNLIARCCDVSKEEQVISTFDWIQRELGGADVLLNNAGITRETELVAARNTQKLRDVIDTNLMGVIWCTREMFHNFKSRNTEGHVFIVNSIAGHQVLNFIGVLPSFNIYPATKFAITAITETYRQEFQLHTSKVRVTGICPGAVNTNIFPEEIHFYVKNMARLQPSNIADAILYALRTPPNVQIHEITIKPMGEIF from the exons ATGGAACGGTGGCAAAACAAGTTGGCTGTCGTCACTGGGGCAAGCAGCGGTATAGGAGCAGCTTGCTCTCGTGCAATGATTGCGGCTGGTTTACGGGTGGTGGCGTTGGCACGACGggaa aaaaagttaaaggAGTTAAGTGAGAGTCTACCGAGCAATCTAAAACAAAACTTGATAGCACGTTGCTGTGATGTGTCTAAGGAAGAGCAGGTCATAAGTACATTTGACTGGATACAACGAGAGCTTGGCGGCGCCGATGTTCTTCTTAATAATGCAGGCATTACTCGGGAAACTGAATTAGTTGCAGCACGGAACACGCAAAAGCTGCGAGACGTTATCGACACTAATTTGATGGGGGTCATTTGGTGCACACGTGAAATGTTTCACAATTTTAAGAGTCGCAATACTGAGGGTCATGTTTTTATTGTCAACAGCATCGCTGGCCACCAAGTGCTCAACTTTATTGGTGTTTTACCCTCGTTCAATATATATCCAGCAACGAAATTTGCTATTACAGCCATTACAGAAACTTATCGACAAGAGTTTCAATTACACACGAGCAAGGTGCGGGTCACAGGCATTTGTCCGGGGGCTGTCAATACCAATATTTTTCCAGAGGAGATACATTTTTACGTTAAAAATATGGCGAGGTTACAGCCATCGAACATTGCAGATGCGATACTTTATGCGCTTCGTACACCGCCTAATGTACAG ATACACGAGATCACAATTAAGCCAATGGGTGAGATATTTTAG